In Sulfitobacter guttiformis, the genomic stretch CAACCCGCTGGTAGGACCTGCGCCGGGTCTTCGCAATATGTGGCTGGCCGAAGGGTTTAGTTTTGGCATCACAGCGGCGGGTGGCACCGGCTATTATCTCGCGCAACTGATGGTAAAGGGCGAGGCCGATATCGATATGGCAAGTCTCGATCCCAAGCGTTACGGCGACTGGATGACCACCGAATTTGCCGCACGTAAAAACGAGGAGGCGTATGAGCACGTCTATATCCTCCACCACCCAGACGAGGAGCGCCCCGCCTGCCGCCCACTGCGCACATCGCCCGCCTATGACAGGCAGGCCGCACGCGGAGCGCAATTTGGCTGGGTCAACGGCTGGGAGCGCCCGAATTACTATGCGCCCGAAGGCTTTAGCGACCGTGACGCGCGCAGTTTCCGGCGTGGGGGCTGGTGGCAATACGCGGTGGACGAGGCAAAGGCCGTGCGCGAGGGTGTGGGCCTTATCGACGCGACCGCCTTTACCAAACATCTGGTCAAGGGACCGGGGGCTACGGCATTCCTAGACTGGTTTACCTGTAACAAGTTACCGTCGGTGGGCCGGATCAATCTGACCTATGCCCTCACCGGGGCAGGCACCACGCGCACGGAATACACCATCGTCCGGCTGGCAGAGCATGAATATTATTTAGTAAGTGCCGGCGGCTGGACCGCTTACGACAGCGACTATCTGCGCAAGGCGGTTGAGGATAAGGCACCCGAGTTCGGGTATATCGAGTGCCATGATGTTACCACGCAGTGGGGCGTTTTCGCCATTGCCGGCCCCAAATCCCGTGATGTCTTGCGCAGCGTGATCAAGGACGCCGATCCTGATACTGTTCTGTCTAACAAGCGTTTCCCGTGGCTGACGATGCGCAACATCGAGCTTGGCATGGTGCCTGTGCGGGCCATCCGTGTCGCTTATACCGGTGAGTTGGGCTGGGAACTCCACCACCCGATCGAGATGCAAAATCACCTGTTTGATATGCTGGAAAAAGCTGGCGAAGCGCACGGTATGAAACTGGTCGGTGCACGGGCGCAAAACTGGCTGCGTCAGGAGAAATCATATCGCGCCTTCGGCACCGAACTGGGCCGTGACGCGACCCCGCTCGAAGCGGACCTGCCGCGTTTTGTCGATATGAACAAGGACTTTCACGGCAAGCAGGCGATGGCCGATCATGGCATAAAAGCAAAATGCGTGACCCTGCTGATCGATGGACCGGTGGATGCTGACCCTTGGGGTCGCGAAGTTCTCTATCACGGTGAGAGACGTGTAGGGCGTTTGACGTCGGGCGGCTATTCTGTCGCATTCGGAAAATCAATCGGAATGGGCTATGTCAAACCGGAAACCGCAGTGGTCGGGACCAAGTTGAAGGTCAAGATGTTCGACCAACTGTGGGATGGCGAGATTGTCGAGGATAGCCCTTATGATCCCAAAAACGCCACCATTCGCATGGACGGCTAAAGCCTATATCGCCATCGCGAGCGTTTTGCTCGCGGTGGTGTTTGGCTTGGGCGTCGCACTGTCTCCCTCACGCACGCCGACAGTTGCCGTTATCGGCGACAGGGCAGATGAGGTCCGCACCGCGCTGGGCATCGCACAAAGTGACGATGCGACCGTGACTATTGTACTTCTCAATCGCTGGGACAGCTTGCGCCATCTGCCCGATATTGCCGAGCTATGCTGGGATGCCTGCCATTTTGGGGCCGCCGCTCAGATCGCGCTCACGCAGATGCGGTTTTCTAAAACGCGAAAAGTGGTGGTTTTTCACTTGCCTGATTTTGAGAATGATCTGGCCTGCGTCGTTGAGCGTGCACGCTTTGAAGCACAAGCTTTGCGCGCTGCATTCCCGGCATGTAAGACTAACGCGGCACGTTTGGCGGTCTGGATTTTGCCTATGGGTCTGGGCCGCATTTCGTGATGCTATTTATGTGCGCGTGCGGCCAGCCATGTAGTCCATTGTGCGCGGGTACCTGAAAACGCGTTCAGATCAACTTCGCCTTTGATCCCGTCGATCAAACCCGTGGCCGAATATTGCCAGAACTGCCAGCGCTCACCGGGGAAGGCTTCACCAGGGGATTTGGCGGTGGTCCGCAGCCAATATTCATACCCGTTGAAGCCTGAAAGATTGTTTTCGGCGTAGAATTGCGGCGTCGTATAGATAATAGGGCGCTGGCCATAGTGCGCCTCGATGATGCGGAGCCAGCGGCGCATTTCGTCCTGTACGACGTTTGCCGCGGGGCGGCGGTGCGCACAGGTGGGCGAAAGCGGGTTCCATTCCATGTCGAGGACTGGTGGCATCATGCCTTTTGACCGCGGCACATTTCGGATGAACCATTGTGCCTGCACCTCCGGCGAGGTGCAGAAATAGTAAAAGTGATAGGCACCGCGCGCCACGCCCGCCTTACCTGCGCCGCGCCAGTGCGTGGTGAATGCAGGATCCAACAGATCACCGCCTTCGGTCGCCTTCAGGAAGGCAAAGTTTACACCGTTGCGCCGTGCCTGTGACCAGTCAATGCTGGTCTGGAACCGTGCCGCATCAATGCCGTGAACGGGATATTGCGCGGGGCGCTGTCCTTTGAAGTCGACCGGATTTGCATCCCTGAAATCTGGTGCGACCGGCGTGCCGATAGGGATCGCCTCACGGCCTGTCCCGCAGGCGACAAGCAGACCAAGCAGAGCGATACAAAGAAAGGCGCGGATTTTCATTCTGGGCTCCGTCTGGCGATAAAGGCGAGGTTGTTGGAAGGCATGTCGTGCACGCTAACAACAAGGCCCGTTGATGTCAGTACTTCATTGATCCATCTATCGTCCTTGTAGCCGATTGCTGGATTAGCTGCTTGCAATTCGGCATTAAACTTTGCGTCGCCCTCCGAGGTGAGGCGACCTTCTCGCATGAACGGACCATAAAGGGTGAGGGTGCCTGCGGGCGCCAGCGCTACTGATGCTTCGGTCAGTAGCGTATACGCACCTGCCTGCGGAATGAGGTGCAGCAGGTTCCCCAGATGTATCAGATCGAAGGGCTGCAGACATTGGGACCAGCCCCGCCGCGTGGCATCGAGGTGGCGGGCAGGGTGTAGATTGGGCAATTGTGCGGTCGCGGCATACGCATCAATGCTGGCCATTCTGTCGGCCGCGACCTCGCTTGGGTGCCAGTCAATCTGTGGCAAAGCCGATGCAAGGGCCATAACATGCTGGCCCGTACCGGAAGCAAGTTCAAGAGCGCGCCCATGAGGTGGAGCGTGGACACGCAGAAGCTCCACGATGACGCCCATGTTCCGCTCGGCCGAAGGAGCATGCAATTTGCCACTCCCTAGAGCGGAGGCAACGCTGGCGTTGGGAGGAAGACTGCTCATACGCGCAGTCGGTCGGGGCGTAGAGCGGCAACATCGGCCGCCCCAAGGGTAGGCGTGCGGCCCGTCACAAGATCAGCCAGCAGGGCAGAGGCTGCGGGAGATGTCTGGAAGCCATAGCCCCCTTGACCTGCGCACCAGACAAACTCTGGTACGTCCGGATCCCGGCCCAGCACAAGTGTGCGGTCGGGCGCGAAACTGCGCAGGCCAGCCCATGTGGCGATCGGGCGTGTAACCGGCTCGACCACCATATTCTCATAACGATCAAGCCCCTCGGCGAGCGTCATATCATCAGCATAAGCGTCATGGGGATGGGTCGGTACTTCTTCCGCAGGTGAGACCAGCAGCGCGCCTGCATCAGGCTTGGCGTACCACGATTCACCCACGCCAAAGAACATCGGCCAGCGCGATGTATCATGCCCGCCCGGTGCGGCCAGCCGTGCCATGGAGCGGCGGTGCGGAACAATACCCACAGGGGTCACGCCAGCGATGCCGGCGATCAAATCGGCCCAAGCGCCTGCGGCATTTACAAGGGTTCTTGCCGTGTACTCGCCCCCTGCTGACACGTGCCAGCCGTGGGCGTCCTTACGGATATTGGTGACGGTCGCGCCGGTAATGATCTGCCCGCCATTTTTGCGAATTGTCCGGATGAAATCGTGCATCAGGCGGTCGGTATCAATGTCGAACGCTGGCGCGTGATAGCCTGCAAAGGCCACTTTAGCCGGATCGAGTATCGGTACAAAATCACGTGCTTCGGAAGGGGTGACCGGCTCGACGCCCATGTGGACCACATCCGCGCGGAAAGCGGTTTCTTCCGTGGGACCCGCAACGATCAGCAGGCCGCGGGGCGTCAGATAATTTCCGGTCATGAAATGCGCCATGCTCGCGCGGTTGAGCGCTTGCACGGACGGCGCGCCATAGTTTTCCTCGATCAGCGCTGCCGAGCGGCCGGAGGCGTGATAGCCGGTCGCGGTTTCCATTTCCAGCAGGGTGACCCTTGCATCAGCAGACAGCCGCGCGGCGGCGGACAAACCGGCAATGCCACCGCCAATCACGAGGATATCGCTCATTGCTCTTCCGCCCTGTCGGTAGCGGGGGGCGGGGCAGGGACCAAAGCAGCGAGTTCAGCGTAAAGCGCAGGTGTCATCACATAGTCCATCGCCGCCAGTGACGGCTCTAGCTGCTGCGTTGAGCGTGCAGAGATAATCGGGGTTGGTGATGTCTTATGTGCTGCGGCCCATGCCACTGCGAGGGTGGCAGGGTGGCCCCCCTCGCGCAGGGCGATCTCGCTAAGTGCGGCTGCGGCGCTGCGCATATGCTCGAAGTTGTAGCGCGCGGCATAGCGGTCATCCTCTGTCAGGCGGCCCGATCCACCGCTTGCATATTTGCCCGTGAGCAAGCCACCGCCCAGCGGCGAATAAGGTGCACAAAGTATTTCATAATCCTGTGCCATCGGCAAAATTTCGACTTCAGCCTGACGCTTGACGAGGCTGTACATCGGCTGGATCAGGGTGATTTTGAGGTCAAATTCTGCGGCTATCCCTGCCGCTTTTGCGGCCTGCCAGGCAGAGAAGTTGGATATGCCGATATAACGGATAACCCCTTTTCTTTTGAGCTCTGCGAATGTCTCGAAGCTGGCATGCATATCGGTGTCGGGATCAAAGCGATGCAAATAGAGCGCGTCGAGGGTGTCGAGTTTCATCCGGCTCCGCGATGTTTCGGCAGAGGCGCGGATGTTCTGGGGGGTTGCACCACCGGTGTAGGCGGCTTTCGTCGCGATCACGAGACGGTCGCGGTAGGGTTTTACCATCTCACCCAGCAATGTTTCCGATGCGCCGTCAGTATAGACATGAGCGGTGTCAAAGTGGGTAATACCCGCATTGAGGGCGGCTTCGAACATGGCCTGTGAGGCGGCGCGGTCTGCGCGGCCTCCAAATTGCATTGTGCCAAACGCAAGGCGGCTGGCAGGGGTGCCATCGGGGCTGGTGAGGAGTTGTGTCATAGCCAAATTCTGGCACGGAGGCCGCTGGCACGCAACGGGAAACCGCAATGCTCGCGGGCGGCATAAATCGCTCTGTCGCACACAGCTTTCAGGTATGGGCGCAGGGCAGAATAAGGTTCAGCTCACCCCCCCCACGATGATCCGCAAGGAACAGTGGGGGGCAAGAAGCTGACAAATGCTGTGAAGACGCTTCTTTAAACGCCGCCTTTTTCCACGGCGCGCTGAAATGCGGGGCGGGCCTCAATGGCGTCGACGAAGGCCGCCAGTTTCGGGTATTTACCACGCCGCTCAAGCCGCATAGCGATTTGTGCAGGGAAGCTAAGCATAATGTCGGCCGCACTCAGATCATCCAGCACAAAATGGCCGGAGGGGCGCAGGATGCTTTCCATATAGGAGAAATGGTTATCCAACTCGGACTGGATACGTGGATGCAGGGGCGCCCCCGCTTCGCCCAGACGGCCCACATAGAGGTTGAGCAAAATAGGTGTCATCGCTGAACCTTCGGCGAAATGCATGGCTTCGAGGTGGCGGTTGTGCGCGGGCGTCCCTTTGGTGGGGATCATTTGCGGCGCGAATGTCGTGCAAAGAAACTCGGTGATGGCACCGCTCTCGATCACTATCTCGCCATCCAGTTCGATCATCGGGGACTTGCCCAGCGGATGAAGCGCCAGCAATTCCGGCGGTGCGAGATTCGTTTTCTCATCGCGGATGTGGGTGATGAATTCATATGGATTTCCGATCTCCTCAAGGAGCCAGAGAATACGCAGGGAGCGGGACCTGTTGAGGTGATGGAGTTTTATCATAACCCGAGCTTAGGGGGTTTGTGCAGGTCTGGAAAGCAGGGCAATGTGGGCGTGACGTAACGGGAGATCACGAGATGATTATTGCAGATAAGGCCAAGCTGACCGGCACGGTTAGGGATGCAAATGGACCCGGCTGGCAGAGCTTGAGGCTGCTGGTGCGGTCGGACGGAATGGGTTTTTCGATGACGGAAACCCGCGTGTTGCCTGGCGCAGTGCTGCGCCTGCAATACAAGCACCACATTGAGGCGTGTTATTGCATCGCAGGTGCAGGTGAGGTTGTAGAGTTGGCAACAGGCGCGGTCCACCAGATTTCGGCAGGCGTCCTTTACGCACCTGACAAGCATGACCTGCACGAGGTGCGGGTGCCTGCTGGGGGTGCTGCGCTGCATCTGATTTGTGTGTTCTCGCCGGGGTTGGAGGGGACGGAGGTACACGGGCCGGACGGGAGTTACCCCGCGCCGGTGTAAGAGTCCCGAAGTGGTTAACGGCAAGATGTGCATATGTGTTAGACACTGGTACCCATAAGCCCTTTATATCAGCGGTGGAGGTGCATGCGACGATGCGGCCTAACGCCTGATCGCGCTTGAGAACCACCAGCGTCGATCAGTGTGGTTGGCAAGGGTGTACCAGTCTAATTTTACGAAGGCCATCTTGTCGATTTATGCGGTATTTTCAGCGATTAGCACGACGATGATGCGCTCTCGTCGCCTGCAGGTCGAGCACCAGATAGGAGGGTAGTCGACGAAAGCGGTTTTACCGCTTTTCAAAGCGGTATTGATCAAACCCGCGGTTCGTCGCTGAAATCTTCGGTGCGGTCTAGTACGTTCAACATGGCGAAGCTGCTTGCGACGGCGGGAAAGGCGCGGCGCATCATAGCGATCTCTCTGGGGATTTGGGACTAAGGATCACAGGATGACCGATATGTCCTGAAGCCGGATTGGAACATCCTCCAGCACCCTCGCGTCAGTGATTTGGTTTGGTGGGAGTAATCCTCCGGGCCGAGAGTGATGAAAGTCACACCAAGGTTTTGCTCTGATTGCTCTGCCAGAACGCGAAGCAGATTTGCACGTTTGCGGATGGCCTCCTGCACGCCCATGCCCACGCCGTTGATCAACGTTGAGACCCCGAGTGCGAAGGCAGACATGGCACGCTTTACATAAGCAAGGCTTTTCCTTGGGAGGCCAGTTCGATAGCAGCGCCCAGTGTGCGACCGGTACAAGGTGGCCTAGCTTCTCCCCTCAGTAAGCCTCCGATGAACTGTTCTTTTAGGCCGGAGGCATCAAGCGTGCTCATCTTTGCGTCAGCAGTGCTGGCGATACCTGCGGTCACAATCTCTTATCTTCGCGCAAACAGTGGTCCCACAAGGATCGCTCCGAAGAGGAACATTATAATGCCATGACCCGTGCAGCGGGCATCTTGCGTCAGGCCGATGCCAGCGTCAAACGCTGCGACGAGCACGCTGAAAGTGACGAACGATACACGTATTCTCACCGCTAGGGCGACGGACCCGAAGATGCCTGCGTTGAGCCCACGACCAGAACGATTGTCAGGACCGGCAGAACACAGGGACTGAAATGTGTGAGCATGCCTGCAAGATATGCAAAGAAAAATCCCGTCTACAAGGCATGCGGCCTAAGGTCCGACCGGGAACTAGACATGTGGTTCATCGCTGTTAACAAAGCTGTTAGGCGCGTTGAATGTCCGCATAACGACAAAAGGCCCCACCATTTGGCAGGGCCTTTATCGCATTTTGGTCTAGTGCCGCTTATTGTGGAATTTCGCCCTCGATGCCTTCGACATAGAAATTCATGCCGGCCAGTGTGCCGTCATCTGCTGTCTCGCCTTCGGCAAGAAACACGCTTCCATCTTGCTTGTTCAGCGGTCCGGTGAAGGCGTGATAGGAGCCGTCAGCGAGTGACGCCTTGAGGGCCAGTGCCTGCTCCTTGATCTCTGCTGGAACAGCGTCGGAAATCTCGCCGATGCCGACCATACCAGCGCCGATGCCATCCCATGTGTCCGTTGATGTCCACGTGCCGTCTTTGACTGCTTTTACACGGGCGATATAGTAAGGTGCCCAGTCGTCAATGATCGAGGACACGCGGGGCGTCGGGGCATATTGCGACATATCGGAGGCCTGACCGAAGGTGATCACATTGCCCGCTTCCTGTGCAGCGGCCTGTGGCGCGGTTGAGTCAGTGTGCTGCAGAACAACGTCTGCCCCTTGCTCGATCAGGACCTTCGCTGCGTCCGCTTCTTTCGCAGGGTCGAACCATGTGTAAGCCCATACAATTTTAAACTGCACGTCGGGATTAACTTTGCGGGCGTGGATGAAGGCGGAGTTGATCCCGCGAATAACTTCGGGAATCGGATAGGAGCCGATGTAGCCGACGATGTTCGACTTTGTCATGGAACCTGCGATATGCCCCTGAATGGCGCGTCCCTCGTAGAAGCGCGCTGAGTAGGTCGACACATTGTCGGCGCGCTTGTACCCGGTGGCGTGCTCGAATTTCACGTCGGGGAACTTCGCTGCAACGTTGATCGTCGGGTCCATGTAACCGAACGAGGTGGTGAAGATCAGATCGGCGCCATCAAGGGCCATCTGTGTCATTACACGTTCGGAGTCCGGGCCCTCTGCCACGCTCTCGACGTATACTGTCTCGACGCTGTCGCCGAACTCTGCTTCGACGGCGAGGCGCCCTTTGTCGTGCTCGTAGGTCCAGCCACCGTCACCGATGGGACCCACGTAGACAAAGCCTACTTTGGTTTTTGCATGGGCATCGGCAAAAGCGGCTGGCGCGATGCCCGCAACCAGTGCAGTGCCGAGCAGCAGCTTGGCTGCAGCGCGTTTTGTATATGTCATTTCAGAAGTCTCCCCAGAGTTTATGTAATGCAGATCTGCCTCAGGAAGAGGCATGGAATATCCGTCCCAGCGAACCCGGTGCGGCGCTTTTAGTGCGCGACAGAAACACGAGAACGATGATGGTGATAACGTAAGGCGACATTGCCAGATATTCGACGGGAATGGCAACGCCTGCGCCCTGTAGATTGAGCTGTAATTGAACAAGACCGCCAAAAAGATAGGCACCTGCCAGCACGCGTAAGGGGCGCCATGAGGCAAATACTACCAGCGCGAGTGCAATCCACCCGATCCCAGCCGTCATCCCTTCGGTCCATTGTGGCACACGAATTAAGCTTATGTATGCGCCGCCGACCCCTGCACAGGCCCCGCCGAACATAATCGCCAATGTGCGGATCCGCTTTACCTTGAATCCCAGCGCGTGGGCGGCATCGTGATTTTCACCAACCGCGCGCAGGGTCAGACCGATGCGAGTAAATTTGAGCACGGCCCAAACAACAAGCACCAGCATCAGGCCGAAGTAGACTATGATATCATGGCTGAGCAGGATCGGCCCTATGTAGGGGATCTCCCCCAACGGGCCAAAGTCTACATCCGCAAGACGCGGCGGTTTGATCCCAACATAGCTTTGACCCAAGAGTGCTGAAAACCCCAAGCCAAACAACGTGAGTGCAAGGCCAGACGCTACCTGATTTGCGAGCATCACTTGCGTGAGAAAGGCAAACAACAGGCTCAGCACCGCTCCGCCTACCGCCGCTGCAGCAAAGCCCAGCAGGGGCGAGCCGGTCTCGACGGCAGTGGCAAAACCGCAGATCGCGCCCATGATCATCATGCCTTCAACCCCGAGGTTGAGCACACCCGTCCGCTCCACCACCAGTTCCCCGATGGCGGCAAAGATGAGCGGGGTTGCGGCAACAAAAAAACCGGCAATGAACAGGACGGGATTGATTGCAGACAGATCCATTATACCACCGCCGTCCGGCCAAATTTCAGCCGGTAATTTGTGAACAGATCAAAGGCGAGCAGGAAAAACAGCAGCATTCCCTGAAACACCTGAATGGCGGCTGCCGGCAGCCCCAGCTTGGATTGTGCGATGTCGCCCCCGATATAAGTCAGCGCCATTAACCCGCCCGCCAGCAAGATACCGACCGGATGCAAGCGACCCAAAAAAGCTACGATAATCGCGGTAAACCCGTAGCCTACGTTGAAATCAATTGTCACCTGACCTGCTGGCCCCGACACCTCGAACATGCCGGCAAGCCCTGCAAGCAGCCCTGACATGCCAAGGCAGAACAGCACGAGCCGCGCAGGATTTACACCTGAAAAGGCCGCCGCACGCGGTGCATCTCCGGTTACTCGAATGGCAAATCCCGTTCGATGGCGCGCCAGCAGGACATAGGCAAATATAACTGCAATAAAGGCTGCAACGACGCCCCAGTGCATGCCGGTGCCTGTTATTAGCTCCGCATTATGAGCGCTTGAATACTGCTGCAAATTACGCGAGCCTGGAAATCCGAATCCTTCAGGGTTTTTGAGTAACCCCAAAGACATAGATGCCAGAAACTGCTCTGCTACATAGACCAGCATCAAAGACACCAGTATCTCGTTGGTCCCGAATTTGACCTTGAGCACCGCAGGGATCATCGCCCAGATCCAGCCGCCAAATGCCCCCGAAATGACCATGAGCGGAAATACAAGTGCGCTTTCTGTCGGATAAAACGCCAGCCCTGCACCAGCGCCGAACAGTGCACCCATGATATACTGTCCCTCCGCGCCGATATTCCAGATACCAGCCTTGAACCCAAGGCTCAGGCCAATCGCAATCAGAACCAATGGAGCCCCTTTGATTAAAAGCTGTGGACGGTAAAAAAACGCGAACTCCCCGAATAACGGTTCCCAAAAGATCGTGGCGATCGCCTCGAGCGGGTCTTTCCCCAGCGCCGCAAACAACAATCCGCCAAACACCATTGTCGCCAGCACTGCCAACGCAGGTGCCGCCAACGAGAAAGCTCTGCTCGGTTCGGGCCGCTTTACCAATGCAATCATGCGCCGATCCCCGCCATGGACTGCTTCTTCATTTTTCTGGCAAACTGAATTTTCGAATGCTCAAACATGGGCAACCTCCATATCATGCGCACCACCCATCATTAGTCCGATTTCCT encodes the following:
- a CDS encoding ABC transporter permease, whose amino-acid sequence is MDLSAINPVLFIAGFFVAATPLIFAAIGELVVERTGVLNLGVEGMMIMGAICGFATAVETGSPLLGFAAAAVGGAVLSLLFAFLTQVMLANQVASGLALTLFGLGFSALLGQSYVGIKPPRLADVDFGPLGEIPYIGPILLSHDIIVYFGLMLVLVVWAVLKFTRIGLTLRAVGENHDAAHALGFKVKRIRTLAIMFGGACAGVGGAYISLIRVPQWTEGMTAGIGWIALALVVFASWRPLRVLAGAYLFGGLVQLQLNLQGAGVAIPVEYLAMSPYVITIIVLVFLSRTKSAAPGSLGRIFHASS
- a CDS encoding BMP family ABC transporter substrate-binding protein translates to MTYTKRAAAKLLLGTALVAGIAPAAFADAHAKTKVGFVYVGPIGDGGWTYEHDKGRLAVEAEFGDSVETVYVESVAEGPDSERVMTQMALDGADLIFTTSFGYMDPTINVAAKFPDVKFEHATGYKRADNVSTYSARFYEGRAIQGHIAGSMTKSNIVGYIGSYPIPEVIRGINSAFIHARKVNPDVQFKIVWAYTWFDPAKEADAAKVLIEQGADVVLQHTDSTAPQAAAQEAGNVITFGQASDMSQYAPTPRVSSIIDDWAPYYIARVKAVKDGTWTSTDTWDGIGAGMVGIGEISDAVPAEIKEQALALKASLADGSYHAFTGPLNKQDGSVFLAEGETADDGTLAGMNFYVEGIEGEIPQ
- a CDS encoding glutathione S-transferase family protein, whose translation is MIKLHHLNRSRSLRILWLLEEIGNPYEFITHIRDEKTNLAPPELLALHPLGKSPMIELDGEIVIESGAITEFLCTTFAPQMIPTKGTPAHNRHLEAMHFAEGSAMTPILLNLYVGRLGEAGAPLHPRIQSELDNHFSYMESILRPSGHFVLDDLSAADIMLSFPAQIAMRLERRGKYPKLAAFVDAIEARPAFQRAVEKGGV
- a CDS encoding aldo/keto reductase gives rise to the protein MTQLLTSPDGTPASRLAFGTMQFGGRADRAASQAMFEAALNAGITHFDTAHVYTDGASETLLGEMVKPYRDRLVIATKAAYTGGATPQNIRASAETSRSRMKLDTLDALYLHRFDPDTDMHASFETFAELKRKGVIRYIGISNFSAWQAAKAAGIAAEFDLKITLIQPMYSLVKRQAEVEILPMAQDYEILCAPYSPLGGGLLTGKYASGGSGRLTEDDRYAARYNFEHMRSAAAALSEIALREGGHPATLAVAWAAAHKTSPTPIISARSTQQLEPSLAAMDYVMTPALYAELAALVPAPPPATDRAEEQ
- a CDS encoding GcvT family protein, whose amino-acid sequence is MKTQVKALVVGGGAVGTSIAYHLARAGWDDVMLLERDELTSGSTWHAAGLLPYFNMSFATTHIHDYSIKFYKTLEEETGLNAGFAVVGNLRMAQTDERMDEYMLYASTAETCGVPYEWMTPDQIKAKWPLIRTEDLKGALYHQTDGYINPADVTMAMAKGARQRGVVIERKWQADAFHWNGEAWEVTVTKMVEKGGNLVPSDEQVVVTAEHVVTASGNHAQRTAKMLGIKMPAIPVEHQFIVMDQDPELVKFRAEGNVEHPVIRDADAQSYVREERGGWILGVYEPNAPARFEYGVPDSFRADLFQLDLDRIEDQYMAMNHRIPSAESCGLKDDFNGPICYTPDGNPLVGPAPGLRNMWLAEGFSFGITAAGGTGYYLAQLMVKGEADIDMASLDPKRYGDWMTTEFAARKNEEAYEHVYILHHPDEERPACRPLRTSPAYDRQAARGAQFGWVNGWERPNYYAPEGFSDRDARSFRRGGWWQYAVDEAKAVREGVGLIDATAFTKHLVKGPGATAFLDWFTCNKLPSVGRINLTYALTGAGTTRTEYTIVRLAEHEYYLVSAGGWTAYDSDYLRKAVEDKAPEFGYIECHDVTTQWGVFAIAGPKSRDVLRSVIKDADPDTVLSNKRFPWLTMRNIELGMVPVRAIRVAYTGELGWELHHPIEMQNHLFDMLEKAGEAHGMKLVGARAQNWLRQEKSYRAFGTELGRDATPLEADLPRFVDMNKDFHGKQAMADHGIKAKCVTLLIDGPVDADPWGREVLYHGERRVGRLTSGGYSVAFGKSIGMGYVKPETAVVGTKLKVKMFDQLWDGEIVEDSPYDPKNATIRMDG
- a CDS encoding DUF938 domain-containing protein, with translation MHAPSAERNMGVIVELLRVHAPPHGRALELASGTGQHVMALASALPQIDWHPSEVAADRMASIDAYAATAQLPNLHPARHLDATRRGWSQCLQPFDLIHLGNLLHLIPQAGAYTLLTEASVALAPAGTLTLYGPFMREGRLTSEGDAKFNAELQAANPAIGYKDDRWINEVLTSTGLVVSVHDMPSNNLAFIARRSPE
- a CDS encoding ectoine synthase, coding for MIIADKAKLTGTVRDANGPGWQSLRLLVRSDGMGFSMTETRVLPGAVLRLQYKHHIEACYCIAGAGEVVELATGAVHQISAGVLYAPDKHDLHEVRVPAGGAALHLICVFSPGLEGTEVHGPDGSYPAPV
- a CDS encoding NAD(P)/FAD-dependent oxidoreductase, whose amino-acid sequence is MSDILVIGGGIAGLSAAARLSADARVTLLEMETATGYHASGRSAALIEENYGAPSVQALNRASMAHFMTGNYLTPRGLLIVAGPTEETAFRADVVHMGVEPVTPSEARDFVPILDPAKVAFAGYHAPAFDIDTDRLMHDFIRTIRKNGGQIITGATVTNIRKDAHGWHVSAGGEYTARTLVNAAGAWADLIAGIAGVTPVGIVPHRRSMARLAAPGGHDTSRWPMFFGVGESWYAKPDAGALLVSPAEEVPTHPHDAYADDMTLAEGLDRYENMVVEPVTRPIATWAGLRSFAPDRTLVLGRDPDVPEFVWCAGQGGYGFQTSPAASALLADLVTGRTPTLGAADVAALRPDRLRV
- a CDS encoding glycoside hydrolase family 25 protein codes for the protein MKIRAFLCIALLGLLVACGTGREAIPIGTPVAPDFRDANPVDFKGQRPAQYPVHGIDAARFQTSIDWSQARRNGVNFAFLKATEGGDLLDPAFTTHWRGAGKAGVARGAYHFYYFCTSPEVQAQWFIRNVPRSKGMMPPVLDMEWNPLSPTCAHRRPAANVVQDEMRRWLRIIEAHYGQRPIIYTTPQFYAENNLSGFNGYEYWLRTTAKSPGEAFPGERWQFWQYSATGLIDGIKGEVDLNAFSGTRAQWTTWLAARAHK
- a CDS encoding ABC transporter permease, which gives rise to MIALVKRPEPSRAFSLAAPALAVLATMVFGGLLFAALGKDPLEAIATIFWEPLFGEFAFFYRPQLLIKGAPLVLIAIGLSLGFKAGIWNIGAEGQYIMGALFGAGAGLAFYPTESALVFPLMVISGAFGGWIWAMIPAVLKVKFGTNEILVSLMLVYVAEQFLASMSLGLLKNPEGFGFPGSRNLQQYSSAHNAELITGTGMHWGVVAAFIAVIFAYVLLARHRTGFAIRVTGDAPRAAAFSGVNPARLVLFCLGMSGLLAGLAGMFEVSGPAGQVTIDFNVGYGFTAIIVAFLGRLHPVGILLAGGLMALTYIGGDIAQSKLGLPAAAIQVFQGMLLFFLLAFDLFTNYRLKFGRTAVV